In one window of Gammaproteobacteria bacterium DNA:
- a CDS encoding transposase — MPRFKDVDHSPRFLAVDLSRQLIHGTFQHALHHLLDCEIDLTEIEARYRNDEVGASPYELRVLLKIVLFAYARGIISSRSIEAARRSNVQFIALSGDSQPHYSTLRGLTLRPTGRADTRLLLGERRRGPPVS, encoded by the coding sequence ATGCCGCGCTTCAAAGACGTCGACCACAGTCCCCGCTTTCTCGCGGTTGATCTTTCCCGCCAACTCATTCATGGTACTTTCCAACACGCCCTGCACCACTTGCTCGATTGCGAGATCGATCTGACTGAGATCGAAGCGCGCTATCGCAATGACGAAGTGGGGGCGTCGCCTTACGAGCTGCGCGTGTTGCTCAAGATCGTGCTGTTTGCCTACGCCCGGGGAATCATTAGCTCACGCAGCATCGAAGCGGCCCGCCGCAGCAACGTCCAGTTCATCGCGCTATCGGGCGACAGTCAACCTCACTACAGCACGCTGAGAGGCCTAACCCTACGCCCAACCGGACGGGCCGATACGCGGCTTCTTCTTGGCGAGCGTCGGCGCGGCCCGCCGGTTAGCTGA
- a CDS encoding DMT family transporter, with amino-acid sequence MSKARIIVLTSLAMIAFAGNSLLCRVALTHTGIDAASFTTIRLISGAVMLWLLVRLRHGAHTGGGSWLSAFALFAYAASFSFAYVSLPAATGALLLFGAVQATMIGYGIWMGERLLKLQLVGLVLACGGLVGLLLPGLSAPPLYGSLLMLGAGVAWGVYSLRGKGAGDPMRVTAGNFLRAVPIAAILSVLMLNDASLDNAGFWYAVSSGAVASALGYAIWYTALPALKATNAATVQLSVPVIAALGGTAFLGEPITLRLVMASVAILGGIALVILDKQHA; translated from the coding sequence ATGTCAAAAGCACGCATCATTGTCCTGACGTCATTAGCCATGATTGCTTTTGCAGGTAATTCGCTACTTTGCCGGGTGGCTCTGACACATACCGGCATTGATGCAGCCAGCTTCACTACAATTCGATTGATCTCCGGAGCGGTAATGCTTTGGCTGCTGGTGCGATTGAGACATGGCGCACATACGGGTGGGGGGAGTTGGTTGTCAGCATTTGCATTGTTTGCATACGCTGCCAGCTTTTCTTTTGCCTATGTAAGCCTGCCCGCGGCAACCGGCGCGCTGCTGCTCTTTGGCGCTGTCCAGGCAACGATGATCGGTTATGGCATCTGGATGGGAGAACGCCTGTTGAAACTGCAACTCGTCGGCCTTGTACTTGCTTGCGGAGGATTGGTTGGTCTATTGCTGCCAGGTCTCTCCGCTCCACCGCTGTATGGTTCTTTATTGATGCTGGGCGCTGGAGTTGCATGGGGTGTCTATTCTTTACGCGGGAAAGGCGCGGGCGATCCCATGAGGGTTACGGCAGGTAATTTCCTGCGCGCTGTTCCGATCGCGGCAATATTGAGCGTATTAATGTTGAACGACGCCTCTCTTGATAATGCCGGATTCTGGTACGCGGTTTCGTCGGGTGCCGTGGCTTCTGCATTAGGGTACGCCATTTGGTACACAGCGTTACCTGCGTTGAAAGCGACTAATGCTGCAACAGTGCAACTCAGTGTTCCAGTCATTGCGGCCTTGGGTGGCACCGCTTTCCTCGGTGAGCCCATAACCTTACGCTTAGTAATGGCGTCCGTTGCTATTCTCGGTGGAATCGCGCTGGTAATTCTGGACAAACAACATGCCTGA
- a CDS encoding class I SAM-dependent methyltransferase, producing MKEETKGSYVLGHWCNEHRRLMLQSRFIGELTESLFVRSGLTKGMNVLDAGCGAGDVSILAAAFVGPSGNVLGLDQSADSIALARERTKSAGLSNVRFEVDVLENLKHRGPFDALVGRLVLLYLQEPAAILRKMAELVRPGGLIVFQEMEMATGRSIPEVPLYTQCGQWIVRAFERAGVETSMGSRLYAIYKQAGLPAPQMIGGGRVEGGSQSEIYEWVAQTVRSLLPMIEKTGVATKDEVDVDTLADRLRKDVTGKGGVIHSPIFVGAWARK from the coding sequence ATGAAAGAAGAAACGAAGGGGTCCTATGTGTTGGGGCACTGGTGCAATGAACATCGTCGCCTTATGTTGCAGTCACGGTTTATCGGCGAACTGACGGAGTCACTGTTTGTGCGTTCGGGACTGACGAAAGGCATGAATGTCCTTGACGCCGGCTGTGGTGCCGGTGATGTCAGCATACTCGCTGCGGCGTTCGTTGGCCCAAGCGGAAATGTTCTGGGTTTGGATCAATCGGCGGACTCCATTGCATTGGCTCGGGAGCGTACCAAAAGTGCAGGACTGAGTAATGTGCGCTTCGAGGTCGACGTTCTTGAGAACCTCAAACACAGGGGTCCGTTCGATGCTCTGGTCGGGCGCCTGGTTCTTCTTTATCTGCAAGAGCCCGCTGCCATCCTTCGAAAAATGGCGGAACTCGTTCGACCGGGAGGGCTTATCGTCTTTCAAGAAATGGAAATGGCAACTGGTCGGAGCATACCCGAAGTCCCGCTATACACTCAGTGTGGACAGTGGATCGTCAGGGCTTTTGAGCGTGCGGGTGTTGAAACGTCGATGGGGTCACGTTTGTACGCCATTTACAAGCAGGCTGGTCTTCCCGCGCCTCAGATGATAGGCGGAGGACGGGTCGAAGGCGGTTCACAATCCGAGATCTACGAATGGGTGGCGCAAACAGTTCGCAGCTTACTCCCAATGATCGAAAAAACGGGAGTCGCAACGAAAGACGAAGTAGACGTAGACACGCTCGCAGATCGACTGCGTAAGGACGTTACTGGCAAAGGAGGTGTCATTCACTCGCCCATATTTGTGGGCGCTTGGGCTCGCAAGTGA
- the cysI gene encoding assimilatory sulfite reductase (NADPH) hemoprotein subunit yields the protein MNDDPKTQRSGVEIIKDNSDYLRGTIEQGLADPITGAIAEDDTALLKFHGSYQQDDRDLRQERRKQKLEPAYSFMIRVRMPAGVCTPEQWLDLDRVANTHANGSLRLTTRQTFQLHGILKRNLKRTIREINETLLDTIAACGDVNRNVMCNPNPHQSEVHANVYEYAKQISEHLLPKTRAYHQIWLDEKPVAGTPETDEPLYGKVYLPRKFKVVIAVPPSNDVDIYAHDLGFIAIVENEKLTGFNVTVGGGMGMTHSEPETFPRLADVIGFCKPEQVLEVAEHVVKTQRDFGDRGNRKHARLKYTIDDRGVEWFKGELESRLGWALEPAKPYQFTDNGDRYGWVKGADGKRHVTLFIENGRIRDTDDYPMMTGLREIAKIHKGDFRVTANQNLIIASVAENQKAKIERLIKQYKLDDGTAHSALRLNSMACVAFPTCGLAMAESERYLPGLITKLEEVMLDAGLRDDAITLRMTGCPNGCARPYIAEIGFVGKSVGHYNVYLGGGFHGQRLGKLYREGITEEKILAELTPVIKRYAKERDDGEHFGDFVIRKEYVREVRAGRDFHS from the coding sequence ATGAACGACGATCCCAAAACACAGCGCTCCGGCGTCGAGATCATCAAGGACAACAGCGATTACCTGCGCGGCACGATCGAGCAGGGCCTTGCCGACCCCATCACCGGCGCGATCGCGGAGGACGACACCGCACTGCTCAAGTTTCACGGCAGCTATCAACAGGACGATCGGGACCTGCGTCAGGAGCGCCGCAAGCAGAAGCTGGAGCCGGCCTATTCGTTCATGATCCGCGTGCGCATGCCGGCCGGCGTGTGTACACCAGAGCAGTGGCTGGATCTGGATCGCGTGGCCAACACGCACGCGAACGGTTCGTTACGACTTACGACTCGTCAGACGTTTCAGTTGCACGGCATTCTCAAGCGCAATCTCAAGCGCACTATTCGCGAGATCAACGAGACCTTGCTGGACACCATCGCCGCGTGTGGCGACGTCAACCGCAACGTGATGTGCAATCCCAATCCGCATCAGTCGGAGGTGCATGCGAACGTATACGAGTACGCGAAACAAATCAGCGAACACCTGTTGCCGAAGACGCGCGCTTATCATCAGATCTGGCTGGACGAAAAACCCGTGGCCGGCACGCCGGAGACCGACGAGCCGCTTTACGGCAAGGTGTATCTGCCGCGCAAATTCAAAGTGGTCATCGCAGTGCCGCCCAGCAACGACGTGGACATCTACGCGCACGATCTGGGTTTCATCGCCATCGTCGAAAACGAAAAACTGACCGGCTTCAACGTCACGGTCGGCGGCGGCATGGGCATGACGCACAGCGAACCGGAGACCTTTCCGCGGCTGGCGGACGTGATCGGCTTCTGCAAGCCAGAGCAGGTATTGGAAGTCGCCGAGCATGTGGTAAAGACGCAGCGCGATTTCGGCGATCGCGGTAACCGCAAACACGCGCGTTTGAAATACACCATCGACGACCGCGGCGTGGAGTGGTTCAAGGGCGAACTGGAATCACGCTTAGGCTGGGCGCTCGAACCGGCGAAACCTTATCAGTTCACCGACAACGGCGACCGCTACGGCTGGGTGAAAGGCGCTGACGGCAAGCGGCATGTGACCTTGTTTATCGAGAACGGGCGCATTCGCGATACCGATGATTATCCGATGATGACGGGCCTGCGCGAGATCGCCAAAATTCACAAGGGCGACTTTCGCGTGACCGCCAATCAGAACCTCATCATCGCAAGCGTTGCCGAAAACCAGAAAGCGAAGATCGAACGTCTGATCAAGCAATACAAACTGGACGACGGAACCGCTCATTCCGCGCTACGACTCAACTCCATGGCCTGCGTCGCATTTCCGACCTGCGGACTGGCGATGGCCGAGAGCGAGCGTTACCTGCCGGGTCTGATTACGAAACTGGAAGAAGTCATGCTGGACGCCGGTCTGCGCGACGACGCCATCACCTTACGCATGACCGGCTGCCCCAACGGCTGCGCGCGGCCATACATTGCGGAGATCGGTTTCGTCGGCAAATCCGTGGGGCATTACAACGTGTATCTCGGAGGCGGATTCCACGGGCAGCGACTGGGCAAGCTATATCGCGAAGGTATTACGGAAGAAAAAATCCTCGCCGAACTCACGCCCGTCATCAAGCGCTATGCGAAAGAACGCGACGACGGTGAGCATTTCGGGGACTTTGTGATCCGCAAGGAATATGTGAGGGAAGTCAGGGCGGGGCGTGACTTTCATAGTTAG
- a CDS encoding assimilatory sulfite reductase (NADPH) flavoprotein subunit has protein sequence MQLISLNEHSTPLTASQTDQLNRLVQSLSPQQVTWVSGFLAGINWAGQGVPQAQAAPVAQTAGQPRLTILYGSQTGNGETIARQVYDKATARGFSASVKDMGDYKKNQLKNEQNLLLVVSTHGEGDPPDNAEELHSFLLGKKAPELKHLRYSILALGDTSYENFCQTGQDFDKRLEALGAQRVHARGDCDVDYEETAQGWAEGALDAFAEFLQAPQGAVADNATQQAPGAKIASLYTKKNPFPAAVLENLVLNGRGSAKETRHVELSLEGSGLVFEPGDSLGVMPSNSPELVAELIGTLKLDGNETVATFEGEMTLENALSHAYEISILTRPFLARYAERSQSEELLKLLDDGNKKALTAFIRGRDIIDLARQFPLASIGAGELTGMLRKLPPRLYSIASSQQANPDEAHLTIAAVRYEAHGRPRKGVASSHFAERLSEGDTIPVYVDSNKNFKLPADGQAPVIMVGPGTGVAPFRAFIEERETIGASGKNWLFFGDQHFTTDFLYQIDWQRWLKDGVLTRMDVAFSRDTDQKVYVQHRMLERSRDIYAWLQEGAYFYVCGDADRMAHDVHAALIDIVSNEGGLSAQKAAEYVKGLQRDKRYQRDVY, from the coding sequence ATGCAGTTGATTTCCCTAAACGAGCACAGCACGCCGCTCACCGCGAGTCAGACGGACCAGCTCAACCGCCTGGTGCAAAGCCTGTCGCCGCAACAGGTGACATGGGTGAGCGGTTTTCTGGCGGGCATCAACTGGGCCGGTCAGGGCGTGCCGCAGGCGCAGGCGGCACCCGTAGCGCAGACTGCCGGGCAGCCACGCCTGACGATTCTTTATGGCTCGCAGACCGGCAACGGCGAGACTATCGCCCGCCAGGTATATGACAAGGCCACCGCGCGGGGATTCAGCGCCAGTGTCAAAGACATGGGCGATTACAAAAAGAACCAGCTTAAAAACGAGCAAAACCTGTTGCTGGTGGTCAGCACTCATGGCGAGGGCGACCCGCCGGACAACGCGGAGGAACTGCACTCTTTTCTGCTAGGTAAGAAAGCGCCCGAGCTTAAACATCTGCGTTATTCGATATTGGCGCTGGGCGATACCAGTTACGAGAACTTCTGCCAGACTGGACAGGACTTCGATAAACGACTGGAGGCGCTGGGCGCGCAACGCGTACACGCGCGCGGTGATTGTGACGTGGATTACGAAGAGACGGCGCAAGGCTGGGCCGAAGGCGCGCTGGACGCATTCGCCGAGTTTCTGCAAGCGCCGCAGGGCGCGGTCGCGGACAATGCCACCCAGCAGGCGCCGGGCGCGAAAATCGCCTCGCTTTACACCAAGAAGAACCCGTTTCCGGCTGCCGTGCTTGAGAATCTGGTGCTTAACGGGCGCGGTTCCGCTAAGGAAACCCGCCACGTGGAGTTGTCGCTAGAGGGATCCGGCCTGGTGTTCGAACCCGGCGATTCGCTTGGTGTGATGCCCAGCAACAGTCCCGAACTGGTGGCCGAGCTGATCGGCACGCTCAAGCTCGACGGCAACGAGACGGTGGCGACTTTCGAGGGCGAGATGACCCTGGAGAACGCACTGAGTCATGCCTACGAGATCTCCATTCTGACCCGGCCTTTTCTCGCCCGGTACGCCGAGCGCAGCCAGTCCGAAGAACTATTGAAGCTGCTGGACGACGGCAACAAGAAGGCGCTGACCGCATTCATTCGCGGCCGCGACATTATCGATCTGGCGCGGCAGTTTCCGCTTGCATCTATTGGCGCCGGCGAACTCACCGGCATGCTGCGCAAGCTGCCGCCGCGACTTTATTCGATCGCGTCCAGTCAGCAGGCCAATCCCGACGAGGCGCATCTGACCATTGCCGCCGTGCGTTACGAAGCCCACGGCCGGCCGCGCAAGGGTGTCGCGTCCAGCCATTTTGCCGAGCGGCTCAGTGAAGGTGATACGATCCCGGTTTATGTGGATAGCAACAAAAACTTCAAGTTGCCGGCTGACGGCCAGGCGCCGGTGATTATGGTCGGGCCGGGTACAGGTGTTGCGCCGTTTCGCGCGTTTATAGAAGAACGTGAGACGATTGGCGCGAGCGGCAAAAACTGGCTGTTCTTCGGTGATCAGCATTTCACTACCGATTTTCTCTATCAGATCGATTGGCAGCGATGGCTCAAAGACGGCGTCCTCACCCGCATGGACGTAGCCTTCTCGCGCGATACCGATCAGAAAGTTTATGTCCAGCATCGCATGCTGGAGCGCAGCCGCGACATCTACGCCTGGCTGCAGGAAGGCGCTTATTTCTACGTGTGCGGCGACGCCGACCGCATGGCGCACGACGTGCACGCGGCGTTGATCGACATCGTGTCGAACGAGGGCGGGCTGTCCGCGCAAAAGGCTGCCGAATACGTCAAGGGTCTGCAAAGGGACAAGCGCTATCAGCGCGACGTGTATTAG
- a CDS encoding ribonucleoside-diphosphate reductase subunit alpha, which translates to MQFEPSTAPRTDTRPNGKPGVATEIAAAAPGRYRVIRRNGKATVFDKNKIKHAVTKAFLAVEDGNAAASGRIREAVDRLTERVTGALVRNLPDGGIFHIEDIQDQVELALMRGEHHKVARAYVLYREEHARARAAHKGTARIANAQPVLNVTLPDGNIKPLDTERLHKVVNEACRGTADVDPEPIIAETVRNLYDGVHEHEVGTALTLAARTLIEKEPNYTYVSARLLLDNLRREALSFLAAGHREATFDEMRELYPRYFGEYVARAAELELLDPKLATEYDLEKLGAALKPERDHQFTYLGLQTLYDRYFLHTGSTHFELPQAFFMRVAMGLAINEIDREARAVEFYNLLSSFDLMSSTPTLFNAGTLRPQLSSCYLTTVPDDLYGIFESIQDDAMLSKFAGGLGNDWTRVRAMGSHIKGTNGKSQGIVPFLKVANDTAVAVNQGGKRKGAMCAYLETWHLDIEEFIQLRKNTGDERRRTHDMNTANWIPDLFLKRVMEDGQWTLFSPNETADLHDLYGRAFEQRYAEYETQAARGEIRNFKQLKAIDLWRKMLSMVYETGHPWMTFKDPCNLRSPQGHVGQVHCSNLCTEITLNTSDDEIAVCNLASINLAAHVDSQGLDHKKLKQTVATAMRMLDNVIDYNYYSVGKARAANLRHRPVGLGLMGFQDALYKLRIPYASDAAVEFADRSMEAISYHAIEASTDLACERGAYSSFSGSLWSQGVLPIDSIARLERERGGYLEMDRSSALDWEPLRERVKTVGMRNSNIMAIAPTATISNICGVTQSIEPTYQNLFVKSNLSGEFTCINPFLVDDLKQRGLWDDVMVNDLKYYDGSVQAIDRVPAELKLLYATAFEVDPEFLVEAGSRRQKWLDQAQSLNLYMAKPSGKKIDNLYRLAWTRGLKTTYYLRSLGATHVEKSTMSDGRASKLNAVPTNGAGTQEKLQACAIDDPDCEACQ; encoded by the coding sequence ATGCAATTCGAGCCTTCCACCGCCCCACGCACAGACACGCGACCCAACGGCAAACCCGGTGTGGCCACCGAGATCGCCGCGGCCGCACCCGGACGCTATCGCGTTATCCGGCGCAACGGCAAGGCCACCGTTTTTGATAAGAACAAGATCAAGCACGCGGTCACCAAGGCGTTTCTCGCCGTGGAAGACGGCAATGCCGCCGCCTCCGGGCGCATCCGCGAGGCCGTGGATCGCCTGACCGAACGCGTAACGGGCGCGCTGGTGCGCAACCTGCCGGACGGCGGCATCTTCCACATTGAGGACATACAGGATCAGGTCGAACTGGCGCTGATGCGCGGCGAACATCACAAGGTCGCGCGCGCTTATGTGCTGTATCGCGAAGAGCACGCCAGGGCGCGCGCTGCGCACAAAGGCACGGCCCGGATAGCAAACGCGCAACCGGTGCTTAACGTCACGTTGCCCGATGGCAACATAAAGCCGCTGGATACCGAACGGCTGCACAAGGTCGTTAACGAGGCGTGCCGTGGTACGGCGGATGTAGACCCCGAACCCATCATCGCCGAGACCGTGCGCAATCTTTACGACGGCGTGCACGAGCACGAGGTCGGCACCGCGCTGACTCTGGCCGCGCGCACCCTGATCGAGAAAGAACCGAACTACACCTATGTCTCGGCGCGCCTGCTGCTGGACAATCTGCGCCGCGAAGCGCTGTCATTTCTGGCCGCCGGACATCGTGAAGCGACCTTCGATGAAATGCGGGAGCTTTATCCGCGATATTTTGGAGAATACGTCGCGCGCGCGGCCGAGCTGGAGCTTCTAGACCCTAAACTCGCGACCGAATACGATCTGGAAAAACTCGGCGCGGCGCTTAAGCCTGAGCGCGATCACCAGTTCACCTACCTCGGCCTGCAAACCCTGTACGACCGCTATTTTCTGCACACCGGCAGCACGCATTTCGAGCTGCCGCAGGCGTTCTTTATGCGGGTCGCGATGGGCCTGGCGATCAACGAGATCGACCGCGAGGCGCGTGCGGTCGAATTCTATAACCTCCTCTCGTCGTTCGACCTCATGAGTTCCACTCCGACCCTGTTCAACGCCGGCACCTTGCGGCCGCAGTTGTCCAGTTGTTACCTGACCACCGTGCCGGACGATCTGTATGGCATCTTCGAGTCCATCCAGGACGATGCGATGCTCTCCAAGTTTGCCGGCGGCCTGGGCAACGACTGGACGCGGGTGCGCGCCATGGGCTCGCACATCAAGGGCACCAACGGCAAGTCGCAGGGCATAGTGCCGTTCCTTAAGGTCGCCAACGACACCGCAGTAGCCGTCAACCAGGGCGGTAAGCGCAAGGGCGCGATGTGCGCCTATCTCGAAACCTGGCATCTGGATATCGAGGAGTTCATCCAGCTGCGCAAGAACACGGGTGACGAGCGCCGCCGCACGCACGACATGAACACCGCCAACTGGATTCCGGACCTGTTCTTAAAGCGCGTGATGGAAGACGGGCAGTGGACCTTGTTCTCGCCCAACGAGACCGCGGACCTGCACGATTTGTATGGCCGCGCATTCGAGCAGCGTTACGCCGAATACGAAACACAAGCCGCGCGCGGCGAGATCAGAAACTTCAAACAGCTCAAGGCCATCGATCTGTGGCGCAAGATGCTGAGCATGGTGTACGAAACCGGGCATCCGTGGATGACCTTCAAGGACCCGTGCAACCTGCGCTCGCCGCAGGGTCACGTCGGTCAGGTGCATTGCTCGAACCTGTGCACCGAGATCACCCTGAACACATCGGATGACGAGATCGCGGTATGCAATCTGGCCTCGATAAACCTCGCCGCGCACGTGGACAGCCAGGGTCTGGACCACAAGAAGCTGAAGCAGACCGTCGCCACCGCCATGCGCATGCTGGACAACGTGATCGACTACAACTATTACAGCGTCGGCAAGGCGCGCGCCGCGAATCTGCGTCATCGCCCGGTGGGTCTGGGACTCATGGGTTTTCAGGACGCGCTCTACAAGCTGCGCATTCCGTACGCGAGTGATGCCGCGGTGGAATTCGCTGATCGCTCCATGGAAGCGATCAGCTACCACGCGATCGAGGCCTCCACCGACCTGGCCTGCGAGCGAGGCGCGTATTCGAGCTTCAGCGGTTCACTGTGGAGCCAAGGCGTGCTGCCCATCGATTCCATCGCGCGGCTCGAGCGGGAGCGCGGCGGCTATCTGGAGATGGATCGCTCCAGCGCGCTGGACTGGGAACCCTTGCGCGAACGCGTAAAAACCGTGGGCATGCGCAACTCCAACATCATGGCGATCGCGCCCACGGCGACCATTTCCAACATCTGCGGCGTCACGCAGAGCATCGAGCCCACGTATCAGAACCTGTTCGTCAAATCCAATCTGTCGGGCGAGTTCACCTGCATCAATCCGTTTCTGGTCGATGATCTCAAACAGCGCGGTCTGTGGGACGACGTGATGGTCAACGACCTCAAGTACTACGACGGCAGCGTGCAGGCCATCGACCGGGTGCCCGCCGAACTCAAGTTGCTGTACGCGACGGCTTTCGAGGTCGATCCAGAATTTCTGGTGGAAGCCGGATCACGCCGGCAAAAGTGGCTCGATCAGGCGCAGTCGCTGAATCTGTATATGGCCAAGCCCTCCGGCAAGAAGATCGATAATCTTTACCGGCTTGCCTGGACGCGCGGCCTGAAGACCACGTATTACCTGCGCTCGTTAGGCGCTACGCACGTTGAAAAAAGCACCATGAGCGACGGGCGCGCCAGCAAACTCAACGCCGTGCCGACCAACGGAGCGGGCACGCAGGAGAAACTACAAGCCTGCGCGATCGATGATCCCGATTGCGAAGCTTGCCAATAA